Sequence from the Blastocatellia bacterium genome:
GATCATGATGTAGACCGCCGGGTGCGAGTAGAACCAGAAGAGGTGCTGGAACAGCACAGGGTCGCCGCCGAGGGCCGGGTCGAAAATGCCGACGTGGGCGATGCGCTCTAGCGCTAGTAACAGCACGGTGATGGCGATGACCGGCGTGCCGAGGATCATCACCAGGCTGGTGGCGTAATGCGACCAGACGAACAGCGGCAGCCGAAACCAGGTCAGCCCCGGCGCTCGCATCGTATGCACCGTGACGATGAAGTTCAGCCCCGTCAGAATAGATGAGAACCCTGTGATGAAGACGCCGATCCCCGCAAGCAGCACGTTGCCGTTGGCGTAGTTCGTGCTCAAAGGCGCGTAAAACGTCCAGCCGGTGTCAACGCCGCCCAGCACGATGGCCAGGATCGTGAACAATCCGCCGAGGACATAGATGTACCAGCTCAGCAGGTTGATGCGCGGGAAGGCCAGGTCTTTTGCCCCGATCATGATCGGGATGAGGAAGTTTCCCAGGACCGCCGGGATGGACGGAATCAGGAAGAAGAAAACCATGACGATGCCATGCATGGTGAAGAAACGGTTATAGGTGTCGGACTGCAAGAGGTCGCCCTTCGGCGTCAGCAGCTCTATCCGCACCCCCGCGGCGAAGAGACCGCCGACGAAAAAGAACAAGGTCACGGTCGCCAGGTAGAGCAAGGCGATGCGCTTATGATCTTTCGTCAGCAGCCACGACTTCACGCCGTAGGCGGCGTTGAGATAGTTGACCGGCGGAACAATGACTTCGGCTTCTGTGCTCATAATCGAATACCTTGCGATTAATGCGGCCTCACGGCGCGCCCTGTGGCGCAAGCTGTTAGCTTGCGCGAGTCACTGCGCAAGCTAACAGCTTGCGCCACATCTACGGTCTCGGCTTCGGCTTCGGGGCCTGACCGGCGTTACCCTTGCTCTGCGTGGTTGGCGGCGTCGCGGTGCCGCTGGCCGGCGCACTGGCCGGCGCACTGGCCGCGCTGCCGGTTGCCGTGCCGCTGGTCGTGCTGCCCGCCGCGCCGCCCGCATTGCTGCCCTGCCCTTCCTGCGTAAGCGAGCGCACATAGGCGACCAGTTGCAAGACCTGCTCTTCGCTCACCAGAGATTGGAAGGTCGGCATAATCGGCTGGAAGCCAGCGACGACTTTGGCCCGCGGGTTGAGGATCGATTCACGAACATAATCCTCGTTCGCCACCACCTTCGAGCCGTCGGCCAATTCGACGGTCGACCCGAAGACGCCCTGCAAGCGCGGCCCGCGCCCCTGCCCACTCGCCAGATGGCAACTGCTACAGGCGAGCTGCTGAAATAACTTCTCGCCCTGCTGCGCCGGCGTCCCCTCGCCTGTGCCGCCTGAGAGCCAGGCTTGATAATCCGCCGGCTCCATGACGTAGACCGAGCCGATCATCCCCGAATGGCTGGTGCCGCAGTATTCGGCGCAGAACAGCTCGTACTTGCCGACCTGCGTCGGCTCGAACCAGACATTGCTGTAACGGCCCGGCACCACGTCCAGCTTCATGCGAAAAGCCGGGATATAAAAACTATGAATCACGTCCTCGGTCGTCATGATCAGCTTGATGCGCGTGCCGACAGGGACATGCAACTCGTCGATCTCGCGCTGGCCTTCGGTGTGCTGAATCTTCCACATCCACTGCTTGCCGACGACGTAGACTTCCTTGGCATTGGCGGGCGGGCGATAGATCTTGAAATAGAGCTCGGTTCCCCAGACGAAGATGCCCATCGAGATTAAGAAGGGGATGATCGTCCAGGTCAGCTCCAGGCTGATCGCGCCCGCGACCGGGTGGCCGACTTCGTTGGGAGAGCGGCGGCGGTACTTGATGGCGAAGAAGAAGACGGCTATCACCAGGCCGAGGCCGAAGACGATGGTGAGCGTCCACAGAAAGGCGTACAGGTTGTCTGTGTCGTTCGCGTAGGACGAAGCCTGGTCTGGAGAAAACGGCACCGGTATCTGCATAACTAAACAAGCCCTCCCAGTTCGCGCTGGCGCTGCGCGGTCTTGCGCCGCATGATGAAGATCAGCGCGGCGACGCCCACCAGCGTGATCGCCCCGCCGAGCCGTATCAGGTTCATCACCACAAAGCCGTACTTGCCCTGCTCAGGGTCATAGTGGAAGCAGTAGAGCAAGACTTGATCAACTGCCGAGCCGATCTTGCCGTTCGACGCTTCGACCAGCCCGAGCCGCAAATCTTTGGCCGAGTACTCGATGCCGTAAAAGTAGCGCGACAGCTTGCCGTCGGGCGTCAGCAGCATTACGCCGCTGGCGTGGACAAACTGTTGCGTCGCCGGGTCCCAGTTGTAATGAAAGCCGACCGCCTCGGTCAGCCGGTCAATCTGCTCCTGGTCGCCGGTCAAGAAGTGCCAGCCCGCACCGGCGCCCTCGCGCCTATACCAATCGACGTAGGTTTTCTTCTTCTTGGCCGCAAGCTCAGGCTTTTCGCGCGGGTCAAAGCTCACCGTCAGCACCGTGTACTCTTTGCCGATGCTGAAGTCCCGGAGCGTGCTGAGACTGCCGGTCAGGCCGTTGAGCACCTGGCTGCAAAGCTGCGGGCAGCTATAGTAGACCAGCGAGAGGACGACCGGCTTGTCGCCGAAGTAATCGCCCAACCGCACGGTGTTGCCCGACTCGTCGCGGAACGTTATGTCGAGCGGCACCTGCTGGTTGAGCCGCTGATCGATGCCGACATTTTCCAAAAGCTTCGGCTTGCTGTTGGCGACGCGCTCCTGTTTGGGCGGCCCGCTGGTCTCCCAGTTCTGCGCTAACGCCAGAGGCGCGAGCGAAAGGCAAAAGGCAAAAGGCAAAAGGCAAAAGGCAAAAGTGATTGCCCGCCTGATGCGGCTGCGATTCTGATTCGATTGATGTCGCTTCGTGGTCAACTTCATAACTAAATCTTGCTGCAATGCAACTCCTTAACTTTTGCCTTTTGCCTTTTGCCTTTTGCCTTCACCTAGTGTTTTTCATCGCCCTGCTTGCGGTCGCTCTGCCCCTGTTGCAGTCTGCCGGGTTCCGGGGTTTCGGAAGCGGGCCTGGCAGCGGGTGTTGAGGTCACAGCCGGCGGCCTCGATTTCAGCAGGCCGCGCTCAAGAGCCAGGTCGGCGGCGCGGTCAATCGGTAAGCTGACGACGCCCTTGCTTTCATCCACCCAGGTGTAATTCTCCAGCTTCAATCTCTCTTCACGGCGCGCCTGATCAAACTCCGCGGTCGGGGTGTTGTTGCCTTCGGGCGGCTTGATCTGGCCGGCGGCGTTCGGCGCCAGCTGCAAGACAGGCCCCGGCGGGATCGGGTTGCGCTCACCCGCGAGCGGCGAGCGCTGCCGCTCGTCCTGCCTCGTCGCCTGATTATCGAGAAACCGGTAGAGCCCGATCATCAGCAGCATCACGACCGCCGTGGCCACCGTCAGCCACACCATGAACCAGGCAATCGGGCGAATGTTGACGTCGCTCTCTTCGTGGGCAACGTCCGGGTTCTTGATGAAAGAAGTATCCAGTTTATCTCGATGAGCCATATCCAGTGCCTCTTCTCCCTATTGTAACAAACCGCTCGCCGTCCAAGCCTTGCCGCCACAGGGCTAGTGATGACTGGGGTGCAGCCCCTCTTCGAGGAACGGGTCTTTCAACGGCAGCAGCGGGCGCTTGCGCAGCTCGCCGGCCCAGAACCATAACCAGATGCCGCCGATGGCGAACCACATCACGATGTCTTGCCAGCTCACCGTAAGCGGCACGGCGCGGCCTTCAATTGAGCCGTGCATCTCTGGCCCGAACAGCCAGTAGAGGTCAACGTAGCGCATGATCATCATCCACACCGCCAGCCAGATCAAGCGGCGTGAATGGCGCTTCAGGTCGCGCGACAGCAACATCAGGTAGGGGATAGCGAAGTGGAGCAGCACCAGCACCAATCCGACCACCTTCCAGCTCGTGCCCAGCCGCCGCGTATACCACTTGGCCTCTTCGGGAATGTTGCCCGACCAGATGATGATCAACTGCGAGACCGAGAAATAGGCCCACAGCAACAGGAACGCCAGCGTCAGCTTGCCCATGTCGTGGAAGTGCGCCGGCTTGACAACGCCTGTAAGCGGCCCGTCGTTTGACAGGATCGTCAGCACGATGATCGAGAACGACATGGCCGAGAGCAACTGGCCGCCGATGAAGATGATGCCCCAGATCGTCGAAAACCACGTCGGGTCGAGCGACATCGTCCAATCAATCGTCGCAAAGGTGATCATGAGGCCGCAGATTACGATGCCCGGCCCGCTGATCTTCGACATGGTTTTAGAAATGAAACGGTCGCCGGTCTCGTCCTGGCGGCGCGAATAGCGGTTCAACAGCGAGCTGAACAGCCACCAGATCAGAAAGTAGATCACCACGCGGACGATGAAGAATGGCACGTTGAGGTAGTAATGCGCCTTCTGATCGATGGCGCCGTGCATCTCGGCAGACCACAGCGACGGGTCCTGCGTCCAGATGTAGAGCTTCTGGCGCAGCACGGCGACAAGCAAGGGGATGAACAGGAGCGCCATCAGCGGAAACAGCCGCGCCACCGCTTCGCAGTTGCGCCGCACCACCATGCCCCAGGCGCCGCCCGTCATATGCTGTATCATCAACAGGCCGAGCGAGCCGAGCGTCAGCCCGAGCCAGAACATATAGGCCAGCAGGTAAGATCGGTAGAATTGCTCTTCGTTCACCACCCAGCCGACGATGGCCAGAGCGATCCCAATGCCGGCGACGACCACGACGCGACCGCGGAAACCTTCGACATTCGGGGCGGCGACCTCCTTCAGTTCGATCATTACTTGTGCTCTCCTTGCTTTTGCTCGCCCTCCGCTTCCGCGGGGATGCCGATCTTCTGGCCCGCCGGCACGTCCGCCGCGGTGCCCTGCTGACTCAACTGCAAGACGCGAATGTAGGCGACGATCTTCCAGCGGTCATCTACCGAAATCTGCGACGCGTAATCGGGCATCGCCCCGAAGCCGTTGGTCGCAACGTCGAAGATGTAGCCGACGGGCGCGCGCCGCAATCGGTCTTGATGATAAGTCGGTGGCTGTCGATAGCCGCGCTTGGGAATCATGCCGTTGCCGTCGCCGAGCTGCCCGTGGCAGACGGCGCAGAAAATGTTGAAGCGCTCCTGGCCGCGGTCAATCGCGGCGCGGTCAATCGGGATCGGGAAGGTCGTCGTGAAGCCTGCGAACTCGCCCGTGGCCGCGGGCGACGTCCCGGCCTGCGCCTCCTGGCCCGTCTGGCTCGAAGCGGTGCGCTGTGTATCGGTGGTCGTGCCGGTCGCGCCCATCGGCTGCGCGGCGGGGGCGCTGCCTTGTGGATTCTGGCCAACCTTGCCGGTGTAGTATTCGCTGTCTTCGCGCAGGAAGCCGCGCGCCACCGTGCCTTCTACGAGCGGGCGCGAGCTGCGTCCGTCGCGGAACAGGATGCTTTCGCGCAGCGGCTTATACTTCGGCTGGTCGTGCATGTCCTGACGGCAGGCGGCGGACAGGAAGGCAAAAGGCAAAAGGCAAAAAGCAGGTGCCGTCTGCGTCGCTGCTTCGATTGTCTGATGTTCTGTCTATTCATTGCTGAATCCACACGGCTACGGTTTTCCTGCGCCACTCTAGAATGGCACTTCAACGACTTCGTTAGCGCCCAGCGTCGCCAGGAAGGCGCGCGTCTGAGCGAGGTCGAACTTCGGGTCGGCTGCCTCGATAGCGAGAAAGAAGTGATCGCGGCTCGCCAGCTCGAAGCGCGGCGCGTTGAAGACCGGGTGGTACGGCTGCGGCAGACCGTTCATCAAGATCATGCCGACGACCGCCGAGATGGCCGCAAGCAAGATCGTTAACTCGTAGGCCACGGGGATGAATGCCGGCCAGCTCCACAATGGCCGCCCGCCGATGTTTTCGGCGTAGGCGATGGCCGACACCCAGTAGCAGAGCGCCGCGCCGCCCGACGCGCCGAGCACGCCGCCGATCAACACCACCAGCGGCACACGGTTCTTGTGAAAGCCGATGGCCTCGCTCAACTCTTCAATCGGGTATGGACTGTAGGCATCGATCCGGCGATAGCCTTCCGTATAGACGCGCTCGGCGGCGCGCACCACGTCGGTCGGGTTGTCGAACTCCGCCAGCAAGCCGTACAACCCTCGCTTCCCTGCTCCATCTATCATGTCCGTTTTCCTTTCCTCGGCTCATGCCTCGTGCGACTTCACTTTCGCCTGCGGCAAGATCGAGCGAATCTCGAATATCGAAATCGCCGGCAGGAACCGTACGAATAAGAACATCAGGGTCAGGAAGAAACCGATGGTCCCGAAAAACATCGTGAAGTCAAACTTCGTCGCCGAGTAAGCGCCCCACGACGACGGCAGGAAGTCGCGGTAGAGGCTGGTGACGATGATCACATAACGCTCAAGCCACATGCCGATGTTGATGACAATCGACAGCACGAACAGCAGCGGGATGTTCAGGCGCACCCGCTTCGACCATAGCATCTGCGGCAGCAGGATGTTGCAGAGAATCAACAGCCAGTACATGTAGCCGTAAGGACCGAGGGCGCGATTCTTCATCATGAACTGCTCGAAGGTGTTCGAGCTGTACCACGACATGAAAGCTTCCATCAGGTAGCCGTAGGCGACCACCATCCCCGTCGCCAGCATGACCTTGGCGGCGTTGTTCAGGTGGCGCTCGGTGATTAATGATTCCAGCCCGTACCATTTGCGCATCGGGATCGCCAGGCTCAAGACCATCGCGAAGCCCGAATAGATGGCGCCGGCGACGAAGTAGGGCGGAAAGACCGTCGTGTGCCAGCCCGGCAGTTGCGCCACCGCGAAGTCGAAGCTCACCACCGTGTGCACAGAAAGCACCAGAGGCGTCGCCAGTCCCGCAAGCAACAGGTAAGCGGTTTCATAACGCGCCCAGTGCCGCGCCGAGCCGCGCCAGCCGAGCGCGAAGATGCCGTAGGCAACCTTGACGCCTCTCTTCTTCGCCTTGTCGCGCAGGGTCGCTAAATCCGGTATCAGGCCGACGTACCAGAACAGCGCCGATACGGTCGCATAGGTCGAGACCGCGAAGACGTCCCAGATCAGCGGGCTGCGAAACTGCGGCCAGACCCCCATCGTCGAAGGATAAGGAAAGAGCCAGTAGGCGAGCCACGGCCTGCCCGTATGCAGCAGCGGGAACAGCCCTGCGCAGGCCACCGCAAACAGCGTCATGGCTTCGGCGAAGCGGTTGATCGAGGTGCGCCATTGCTGCTTGAGCAGCAAGAGGATCGCCGAGATCAACGTGCCGGCGTGGCCGATACCGATCCACCAGACGAAGTTGATGATGTCGAAGGCCCAGCCGACCGGGATGTTGTTGCCCCAGATGCCGATGCCGGTCAGCACCAGGTAGACGATGGTTGCCAACATCATGCCCATGCCCAGGAAGGCGACGCCAAAGCCGATGTACCAGAATCTCGGCGTGTGGCCGGTCAGCACGAGGCTGGCAATCTTGTCGGTCACCGTGCCAAAGGTCTGCCCCGGGCCGATGACCGCCGCCGGCGTGATCGTCTCGTCGCTGATGTCCATCGTGTCATGCGGAAACTTCGACATACGCTTAGGCTCCCCCTAGTTCGGGATTCGGATTCTTCACCGCGCCCAGATAGGTCGTGCGCGGCTGTGTGCCAAGCTCGGCCAGCAGGTCATAGTTACGCTCTTGCGCCTTGAGCTTGGCGACGCGGCTATTGGGGTCGTTGATGTCGCCGAAGACAATCGCCTGCGTCGGGCATGCCTGGGCGCAGGCGGTCTGAACCTCGCCGTCGCGCACCTTGCGGCCCTCGCGCTCGGAATCGATCTTGGCGCGCTGGATGCGCTGCACGCAGTAGGTGCATTTTTCCATGACGCCGCGACTGCGCACGCTGACCTCCGGGTTGCGCAGCAGCTTCAGCGGCTCTGTATAGAAATCCTGGTAGAGCAGGAAGTTGAAACGCCGCACCTTGTACGGGCAGTTATTCGAGCAGTAGCGCGTGCCGACACAGCGGTTGTAGACCATGTCGTTGAGGCCCTCGGCGCTGTGCACGGTGGCGCCCACCGGGCAGACCACTTCGCACGGCGCTTTCTCGCACTGCTGGCAGGGCAGCGGCTGGTAGAAAGTCTCCGGGTTCACTTCGTCGCCGCGATAATAGCTGTCAACCCGCAGCCAGTGCATCTCGCGGCTGCGCATCACCTGTTCCTTGCCGACGACCGGGATGTTGTTTTCGGCGTTGCAAGCCATAACGCAGGCCGAGCAGCCGACACAGGAGTTGATGTCAATCGACATGCCCCAGCGGTAGCCCTTCGAGTACTCGTATTCGGGATAAAGCTTCGGCTCGCGCTCACCTTCCAGGTCCGGCTTGCCGCCCGCGTGGCCGGGCTGCTTGGCGTCGTACTCTTCGCGATTGAGCGACGGGTTCTTCTTCCACTCTTCGAGCGTCCCGGAGCGGATGATGTCGCGTGCCGCCAGGTCGTTAGTGGTGCCGACGCCCGACATATCAACCATGTGGTGGAGCTGCGTGGCGGCGAGCCTGTAGGTGTCGCCGGTCTTGCGCACCTTGACGCCTGTGGCAAACATCGGCGCGTCGCTGCCGCGCAGCACGTAGGCGTCAAAGCCCGTGCCTTCGCCGACGCGGCCAACCCGCGTGCGGCCATAGCCATAAAAGACCGTGAAGACGCCGTCAGGGTGGCCCGGCTGAATCCAGGCTGGCATGACCAGCGTGCGCCCATTGAGCGTCAGCTCGATCATGTCTGCGTAGAAATCGCCGCCCGTCCAGCCCGTGTCGTTGTGGCCGATGCCGTCCTTCTCTTTGCCGATGCCGAGCGTCACCGCCGTCTTTGGGCTGAGATAAACGGCATTGTCCCAGGTCAGTTTGCTGATCGGCTTGGGCAGTTCCTGAAGCCAGCCGTTATTGGCAAAGCGCCCGTCGTAAACGGTCGGGTCGGGCTTGAAGACGACTTCATAATCCGAGCTCGATTGATTGGTTGGTGGCGGCAGGTTCGCGCCCGCAGCGCCGGCGCGCGGCTTGGCGGCGGTGTTCGGGACGACGCCGTCGTGCAGCCATTTTCGCCACTGCGCCTCGAAGCGCTGTGCGTCAACCGCGGGCGGCGGCGGCGCGGCGGGCGGCGCGGGTGTCGCCTGTGTCTGTCCCGCCTGAGCGTTCGCGGCGGCGCGGCTCGCTACCTGCTGCGCCGCTGTCCCGCCCGTCGCGCCCGCAGCGCCCGGCGGTGTCGCCGGCGCGGCGGCGCGAGCGACGGCAACCGGCGGCTCTTCGCCGCCCGCCGCAAAGCGCCGCATCCAGTAATCGCGAACGATGTCGAAGCTGCGGCGGTCAGGCTGGCTTGAAAAAGCGGCAACCACTTCGTGCGCCGTCTTGCCGTTATAAAGCGGCGCAATCAGCGGCTGAATGATCGCCGCCGTGCCGTCGAAGGCGCGCGCGTCGCTCCACGATTCCAGGTAATGCGCCTCGTTGACCTGCCACTGACATAGCTCGGCGGTCTCGTTGATGTGCGAGGTCAGGTGGATGCGCAGGCGCACCTTGTCTCTCAGCTTTTCTTTGAATCCGAGGT
This genomic interval carries:
- a CDS encoding cbb3-type cytochrome c oxidase subunit I, whose protein sequence is MSTEAEVIVPPVNYLNAAYGVKSWLLTKDHKRIALLYLATVTLFFFVGGLFAAGVRIELLTPKGDLLQSDTYNRFFTMHGIVMVFFFLIPSIPAVLGNFLIPIMIGAKDLAFPRINLLSWYIYVLGGLFTILAIVLGGVDTGWTFYAPLSTNYANGNVLLAGIGVFITGFSSILTGLNFIVTVHTMRAPGLTWFRLPLFVWSHYATSLVMILGTPVIAITVLLLALERIAHVGIFDPALGGDPVLFQHLFWFYSHPAVYIMI
- the nrfD gene encoding NrfD/PsrC family molybdoenzyme membrane anchor subunit, which translates into the protein MSKFPHDTMDISDETITPAAVIGPGQTFGTVTDKIASLVLTGHTPRFWYIGFGVAFLGMGMMLATIVYLVLTGIGIWGNNIPVGWAFDIINFVWWIGIGHAGTLISAILLLLKQQWRTSINRFAEAMTLFAVACAGLFPLLHTGRPWLAYWLFPYPSTMGVWPQFRSPLIWDVFAVSTYATVSALFWYVGLIPDLATLRDKAKKRGVKVAYGIFALGWRGSARHWARYETAYLLLAGLATPLVLSVHTVVSFDFAVAQLPGWHTTVFPPYFVAGAIYSGFAMVLSLAIPMRKWYGLESLITERHLNNAAKVMLATGMVVAYGYLMEAFMSWYSSNTFEQFMMKNRALGPYGYMYWLLILCNILLPQMLWSKRVRLNIPLLFVLSIVINIGMWLERYVIIVTSLYRDFLPSSWGAYSATKFDFTMFFGTIGFFLTLMFLFVRFLPAISIFEIRSILPQAKVKSHEA
- a CDS encoding cytochrome c, which codes for MHDQPKYKPLRESILFRDGRSSRPLVEGTVARGFLREDSEYYTGKVGQNPQGSAPAAQPMGATGTTTDTQRTASSQTGQEAQAGTSPAATGEFAGFTTTFPIPIDRAAIDRGQERFNIFCAVCHGQLGDGNGMIPKRGYRQPPTYHQDRLRRAPVGYIFDVATNGFGAMPDYASQISVDDRWKIVAYIRVLQLSQQGTAADVPAGQKIGIPAEAEGEQKQGEHK
- the coxB gene encoding cytochrome c oxidase subunit II, with protein sequence MQIPVPFSPDQASSYANDTDNLYAFLWTLTIVFGLGLVIAVFFFAIKYRRRSPNEVGHPVAGAISLELTWTIIPFLISMGIFVWGTELYFKIYRPPANAKEVYVVGKQWMWKIQHTEGQREIDELHVPVGTRIKLIMTTEDVIHSFYIPAFRMKLDVVPGRYSNVWFEPTQVGKYELFCAEYCGTSHSGMIGSVYVMEPADYQAWLSGGTGEGTPAQQGEKLFQQLACSSCHLASGQGRGPRLQGVFGSTVELADGSKVVANEDYVRESILNPRAKVVAGFQPIMPTFQSLVSEEQVLQLVAYVRSLTQEGQGSNAGGAAGSTTSGTATGSAASAPASAPASGTATPPTTQSKGNAGQAPKPKPRP
- a CDS encoding DUF3341 domain-containing protein gives rise to the protein MIDGAGKRGLYGLLAEFDNPTDVVRAAERVYTEGYRRIDAYSPYPIEELSEAIGFHKNRVPLVVLIGGVLGASGGAALCYWVSAIAYAENIGGRPLWSWPAFIPVAYELTILLAAISAVVGMILMNGLPQPYHPVFNAPRFELASRDHFFLAIEAADPKFDLAQTRAFLATLGANEVVEVPF
- a CDS encoding TAT-variant-translocated molybdopterin oxidoreductase; amino-acid sequence: MSELVQLKGLTGKAADDAHHDDAHHDQAHHDGGHDDHARHHHGHHHHDDAHAHDHSAAATDASAALATLRTRLSGKSGKAYWRSLEELADSEQFYEALHREFPENASEWNDPVGRRRFMRLMGASLALAGLTACTKQPPEYFAPYAKQPEEVTLGRPLFFATAMPFAGSSIGLLAESHEGRPTKIEGNKDHPASLGATDLFAQASVLDLYDPDRLQTLTYITDPATWGDFINAVRASVTQQRTPEIGGSGLRILSEVVTSPTLTYQIKSLLAEMPNAKWHQYEPAASDSAREGSRLAFGQYTNAVYRFDKADVVVALDADFLSCGAASVRYAHDFAERRRLNEEKRDMNRLYSIESSMTLTGSMADHRLPVRPSEVESIARVLAAKLGVAGGGSATTSHDAWVNAVANDLRGKRGASIVIAGDTQPPVVHALAHAINQSLGNAGSTVLYTEPIEGNPVDCNASLKELVADMDAGRVDTLLILGGNPVFTAPADLGFKEKLRDKVRLRIHLTSHINETAELCQWQVNEAHYLESWSDARAFDGTAAIIQPLIAPLYNGKTAHEVVAAFSSQPDRRSFDIVRDYWMRRFAAGGEEPPVAVARAAAPATPPGAAGATGGTAAQQVASRAAANAQAGQTQATPAPPAAPPPPAVDAQRFEAQWRKWLHDGVVPNTAAKPRAGAAGANLPPPTNQSSSDYEVVFKPDPTVYDGRFANNGWLQELPKPISKLTWDNAVYLSPKTAVTLGIGKEKDGIGHNDTGWTGGDFYADMIELTLNGRTLVMPAWIQPGHPDGVFTVFYGYGRTRVGRVGEGTGFDAYVLRGSDAPMFATGVKVRKTGDTYRLAATQLHHMVDMSGVGTTNDLAARDIIRSGTLEEWKKNPSLNREEYDAKQPGHAGGKPDLEGEREPKLYPEYEYSKGYRWGMSIDINSCVGCSACVMACNAENNIPVVGKEQVMRSREMHWLRVDSYYRGDEVNPETFYQPLPCQQCEKAPCEVVCPVGATVHSAEGLNDMVYNRCVGTRYCSNNCPYKVRRFNFLLYQDFYTEPLKLLRNPEVSVRSRGVMEKCTYCVQRIQRAKIDSEREGRKVRDGEVQTACAQACPTQAIVFGDINDPNSRVAKLKAQERNYDLLAELGTQPRTTYLGAVKNPNPELGGA
- a CDS encoding SCO family protein; translated protein: MKLTTKRHQSNQNRSRIRRAITFAFCLLPFAFCLSLAPLALAQNWETSGPPKQERVANSKPKLLENVGIDQRLNQQVPLDITFRDESGNTVRLGDYFGDKPVVLSLVYYSCPQLCSQVLNGLTGSLSTLRDFSIGKEYTVLTVSFDPREKPELAAKKKKTYVDWYRREGAGAGWHFLTGDQEQIDRLTEAVGFHYNWDPATQQFVHASGVMLLTPDGKLSRYFYGIEYSAKDLRLGLVEASNGKIGSAVDQVLLYCFHYDPEQGKYGFVVMNLIRLGGAITLVGVAALIFIMRRKTAQRQRELGGLV